GACGCTGCTGGAAGGGTTTAGGGACATGCTGAAGGCCAGCTCTGTCTGGCTACGTGGGGTAGACAATGGGGTAGTCATCACGTCACCCCCTATGGGACTGGAGAGACTACGGCAGTGCAGGCTGGGAGTGTGGTGCAGCCCGGGACTCCTGTCCTGAGACAGGTTGGGTGAGGAGGCTAAGATGGGCCTGAATGACTGTATTGGATCAGGTGGCGAGAGAGTGTTGACCGATTGGGGCAGTGGGGGTTCATAAGGGGTGACATGGAAATTGGGGGGGACTTCTATGCTAGGGCTGTATAAGACAGACAGCACAGTTCCAGTGAAGTCAGAGCCGGAGTCTGTAGAGAGACTGTAGTCACTGTTGGTGTTAAAGCAGTAATCATTGGATAGTCCTATACTGGCACCATTGCACAGGCTATCAGTAGGTGAGTCATAAGCAGTATTTTTGTGATCGGTTGTTTGGCAGTAGTCACCAGAGGAGTCTGTGACGGAGCTGCATTTGGTGAGGGAGCTAATGGAGCAGTTGAAGCTGTATTCAGTGGATGATGTATCGATGGTGTCCTCGTCCTTCAGGCCCAAGGTCTGCAAGATCCACAGGTCCACAGAATCGGTGCAGGCTAGCTCCTCTTCAGAACAGAACTCCAGGGACAAGTTCCGGCAGGTCCGTTTCACCTGAGAACCAAGGAGCAGCTGACTGGCACTGAGGTTCCGGAATTCTCCAACACCATGCAGATTCTGGATTTCAGAATTCCGCTTCCGGTTCCTCCTCCCATCGCCACTCTGAGCAGAGAGAAGGCTCTATGGAAAAGGAGGAAGAAGCGAAAGAGCGAAAGAGACGGTTTGAGAGAAACTACACCTCTGTAAAGTGGGAATATGAAGTAAATGCACCATCATGTTGCAGGCAATATTCCCTAAAAAATGTTGGGCACTGACCAAATTTCAGGTCTACTGAGcacaaacttgaatgttgtgacaGACCGCTGTGACATAACCAATCAGAACTGCAGTAggcttatttaagcaataaggccctcgggtttgtggtatattgccaatataccacggctatgagCTGTGTCCatgcactccgcgttgcgttgtgcataggaacagtccttagctgtggtatattagccatataccacaccccctcgggccttattgcttaaataagccTACTGCAGTTCTGATTGGTTATGtcacaccggtctgtgtagagcaTGTCAAtactaatattgtgttgatttgatcacaattaCCACAGTAAATGGAAACGTTGACAGTGTTAACTAACAAGAAAAAATCtaaaaagttgagtgaagttcaatctgaTACTGTATTTCTTCTACCCCGCAGTCCAAGGGGAGCGGCGCGGTCTGCTGCGCGCCAGGGGAACGcacgcagtttagagggaacattggttgcaGGCTTTCCAAAGGGCAGCCTTATTTACTATGCTATGTTTAGATTTGAAACTTTAGAGAAACTCAGATGAAATTTATCAACCAATTCATCCATGAAGTAATTACCTTCGTTTTTTCTTCCAAGGCTTTCACACATGAGGAGTTTAAGAATTCTTTTAGATTGTTATTTTCCTCTTGCAGTCTTGCCAATTCCTCCTCTCTTTGTATCAATGTGTCTTGAAGCTTAGGAAAATGAAGGAAAAATTTGTATATATCAACAGTACAAATGATatcttcattattttatttactcatttgaatatacagtggggagaacaagtatttgatacactgccgattttgcaggttttcctacttacaaagcatgtagaggtctgtcatttttatcataggtacacttcaactgtgagagacggaatctaaaacaaaaatccataaaatcacattgtatgattttttaagtaattcatgttgcattttattgcatgacataagtatttgatcaccaccaaaccagtaagaattccggctctcacagtcctgttgtttttctttaagaagccctccctgttctccactcattaccttattaaactgcacctgtttgaactcgttacctgtataaaaagaacACCTTCCACACACTCACATAAACTTGAGTgtgaaaactaacaggtctgtgagagccggaattcttagttttgagaaacagacacctcacaagacctcaactggcagcttcattaaatagtacccgcaaaaacaccagtctcaacgtcaacaatgaagaggtgCTCACGGGACAGTGTCACACAGCAAAGCACCGTCACACCATAACACTTCCTCCTCcgcgcttcacggtgggaaatacacgtgCAGATATCATCTGTTCACCAACAcgacatctcacaaagacacagcggttggaaccaaaaatctccaatttggactccaggaCCAAAGGCACATATTCCactggtttaatgtccattgctcgtgtttcttggcaaaaGCAAGTCTTTCTTATTAttgggtcctttagtagtggtttctttgcagattCAACCctgaaaggcctgattcacacagtctcctctgaacagttgatgttgagatgtgtctgttacttgaactctgtgaagcatttatttgggctgcaatctgaggtgcagttaactctaatatacgtatcctctgcagcagaggtaactctgggtcttcctttcctgtggcagtcctcatgagagccagtttgatcatagagcttgatggtttttgcaactgcacttgaagaaactttcaaagtatttcaaatgttccatattgactgaccttcatgtcttaaagtaatgatggactgtcgtttctctttgcttatttgagctgttcttgccataatatggagttggctttttaccaaatagggctatcttctgaataccacccctaccttgtcacaactcaactgattggctcaaacgcattaagaaggaaagaaattccacaaaataacatttaacaaggcacatctattaattgaaatgcattccaggtgactacctcatgaagctggttgagagaatgccaagagtgtgcaaatctgtcatcaaggcaaagggtggctactttgaagaatctcaaatatattttgatttgtttagtaaacacttttttggttactacatgattccatatgtgttattttggatgtttcactattattctacaatgtagaaaatagtaaaaataaagaagaaccctggaatgagtaggtgtgtccaaacttttgacaagtaccgtaagtattcagacactttgctatgagactcgaaattgagctcaggtgcgtcctgtttccatttatcatcatcgagatgtttctacaacttgattggagtccacctgtggtaaattcaattgattaaaaatgatttggaaagacacacacctatcTGTATWAGGtctcacaattgacagtgcatgtcagagcaaaaaccaaacaaaaaccaaaccactactaaaggaaataaaggtgaaataaaaataaaagaggcctaaggaattgtccgtagagctccaagacaggattgtgtcgaggcacagatctggggaagggtaccaaaacatttcaaatcaaatcaaatcaaatcaaatcaaattttattagtcacatacacatggttagcagatgttaatgcgagtgtagcgaaatgcttgtgcttctagttccgacaatgcagtaataaccaacaagtaatctaacctaacaattccacaactactaccttatacacacacacaagtgtaaagggataaagaatatgtacataaagatatatgaatgagtggtggtacagaaacgcattggcaagatgcagtagatgtatagagtacggtatatacatatgagatgagtactgtagggtatgtgaaacataaagtggcatagtttaaagtggctagtggtacatgtattacataagatggcaagatgcagtagatgatatagagtacagtatatacatatgagatgggtaatgtaggtatgtaaacattatattaagtggcattgtttaaagtggctagtggtacatttttacataatttccatcaattcccatttttaaagtggctggagttgagtcagtatgttggcagcggccgctaaatgttagtggtggctgtttaacagtctgatggccttgagatagaagctgtttttcagtctctcggtccctgctttgatgcacctgtactgacctcgccttctggatgatagcggggtgaacaggcagttggcttgggtggttgttgtccttgatgatctttatggccttcctgtgacatcgggtggtgtaggtgtcctggagggcaggtagtttgcccccggtggtgcgttctgcagacctcactaccctctggagagccttacggttgtgggcggagcagttgccgtaccaggcggtgatacagcccgacaggatgctctcgattgtgcatctgtagaagtttgtgagtgcttttggtgacaagccgaatttcctgaggttgaagaggcgctgctgcgccttcttcacaacgctgtctgtgtgggtggaccaattcaatttgtccgtgatgtgtacaccgaggaacttaaaactttccaccttctccactactgacccgtcgatgtggataggggggtgcttccctctgctgtttcctgaagtccacaatcatctcctttgttttgttgacgttgagtgtgaggttattttcctgacaccacactccgagggccctcacctcctccctgtaggccgtctcgtcgttgttggtaatcaagcctaccactgtagtgtcatccgccaaacttgatgattgagttggaggcgtgcatggccacgcagtcgtgggtgaacagggagtacaggagagggctcagaacgcacccttgtgggccccagtgttgaggatcagcgggggtggagatgttgttacctaccctcaccacctggggcggcccgtcaggaagtccaggacccagttgcacagggcggggtcgagacccagggtctcgagcttgatgacgagtttggagggtactatggtgttaaatgctgagctgtaatcgatgaacagcattctcacatgggtattcctcttgtccagatgggttagggcagtgtgcagtgtggttgcgattgcgtcgtctgtggacctattgggtcggtaagcaaattggagtgggtctagggcatgggtgtcaaactctggcccgccgggccaaatttggcccgcggggtaattatatttggcccgcgagacaataccaaattactactagcgcattcaccgctaatactacgaatcccataatgctctgctgttgttttcgcgcgccaatcagacaggacccagaaacgccctctctagtcatagcaacatagacgctacaactgtcagcgcctATCCCttccaaaaatggcgaaaagaaaggcagaaaacaggagctttctggacaagtgggaggcagaatgtctgtttacatatgtaaaagacaaactgttgtcttgtttgtggagtcaacgtggctgtaagtaaggagtacaacgacactatgaaacgaaacaccatgaaAAATACAAGGACTgtacatgactcaaaggagccagaaagtagaggagatgaaaagaagtttggttcacaacagaatatgttcaaaaaagccacatcacaaagtgaggctgctgtaaaggctagttatat
The genomic region above belongs to Salvelinus sp. IW2-2015 linkage group LG4p, ASM291031v2, whole genome shotgun sequence and contains:
- the LOC111956780 gene encoding geminin coiled-coil domain-containing protein 1, whose translation is MHRYMGADRMCTSTLGLTSPSQRYSPEWKAVDGQVLKSSPPRKWRTAQTCQDLSFVGGQLYDCPYPAPTSADSVDVSTVTLASFWAAGSPDNTACQKEPTQRDDICTCISHREARRRKCYGVTVLCCVTLSREHLFIVDVETGVFAGNEFKQVQFNKLQDTLIQREEELARLQEENNNLKEFLNSSCVKALEEKTKSLLSAQSGDGRRNRKRNSEIQNLHGVGEFRNLSASQLLLGSQVKRTCRNLSLEFCSEEELACTDSVDLWILQTLGLKDEDTIDTSSTEYSFNCSISSLTKCSSVTDSSGDYCQTTDHKNTAYDSPTDSLCNGASIGLSNDYCFNTNSDYSLSTDSGSDFTGTVLSVLYSPSIEVPPNFHVTPYEPPLPQSVNTLSPPDPIQSFRPILASSPNLSQDRSPGLHHTPSLHCRSLSSPIGGDVMTTPLSTPRSQTELAFSMSLNPSSSVRLKTHSFPQGQAFVRKNTQGGWNFTWVPKQGP